In the Malaclemys terrapin pileata isolate rMalTer1 chromosome 12, rMalTer1.hap1, whole genome shotgun sequence genome, one interval contains:
- the SNPH gene encoding syntaphilin — protein MSLPGSRRSSTGSRRRPSPPVSMRDTYGTSSLSSSSNSGSCKGSDSSPTPRRPVKYSLCSDNHGIKPPTPEQYLTPLQQKEVCIRHLKARLKDTQERLQDRDTEIEDLKTQLSRMQEDWIEEECHRVEAQLALKEARKEIKQLKQVIDTVKNNLMEKDKGLQKYFVDINIQNKKLETLLHSMEIAQNGAVKEDGAGESAGGSPARSLTRSSTYTKLSDQAAGDRNAGDSQTLSAEEVVDSGFVAADDSLSRTDLLEQSSLLSSGVEFCTEEGSLQSSFTLGSRLPTSSTYEKLMGTQGSVEAGVQASCMQEQAIQTDFVHYQPDLDTLLEKVMKSQACSLGSPTSVWVSEMEDLVPSSEPQAQNFSGTTDLMATEPNSAVVVTAGEGPETPEGQEGCPGLVTNNPAVHQPSSTSQSVSVVCTLEEDAAELSQEAAVPKSYWSRHFIVDLLAVVVPAVPTVAWLCRTQRRQGQPIYNISSLLRGCCTVALHSLRKINCRSVSNMGGSSGSSQP, from the exons ATGTCCCTGCCGGGAAGCAGACGGTCCTCCACGGGCTCTCGAAG gcgcccctctccccccgtcAGCATGAGGGACACCTACGGCACCTCTtcactgagcagcagcagcaactcggGCTCCTGCAAGGGCAGCGACAGCAGCCCCACCCCAAG GCGACCCGTCAAGTACAGTCTGTGCAGCGATAACCATGGGATAAAGCCCCCCACTCCTGAGCAGTACCTGACCCCCCTCCAGCAGAAGGAGGTCTGCATTAGACACCTGAAGGCCCGGCTGAAGGACACCCAAGAGAGACTCCAGGACAG GGATACTGAGATTGAGGATCTGAAGACCCAGCTCTCGAGGATGCAGGAGGACTGGATCGAGGAAGAGTGCCACCGTGTGGAGGCCCAGCTGGCACTCAAGGAGGCCCGGAAGGAGATCAAACAGTTGAAGCAGGTGATTGACACCGTGAAGAACAACCTGATGGAGAAGGACAAAGGCCTTCAGAAATACTTTGTGGACATCAACATCCAGAATAAAAAGCTGGAGACCCTGCTGCACAGCATGGAGATAGCACAGAACGGGGCTGTGAAGGAGGACGGGGCCGGGGAGTCGGCAGGGGGCTCTCCAGCCCGGTCCCTCACCCGCAGCTCCACCTACACCAAGCTGAGTGACCAGGCAGCAGGGGACAGGAACGCTGGGGACTCACAGACCCTGTCAGCTGAAGAGGTGGTGGACAGTGGCTTCGTGGCTGCAGATGACTCGCTAAGCCGGACGGActtgctggagcagagcagcctgCTCTCATCAGGGGTAGAGTTCTGCACCGAGGAGGGGTCTCTACAGAGCTCCTTCACGCTGGGCTCCAGACTTCCCACCAGCTCCACCTATGAGAAACTGATGGGTACGCAAGGCAGCGTGGAGGCCGGAGTGCAGGCGAGCTGCATGCAGGAGCAGGCCATCCAAACTGACTTTGTGCATTACCAGCCGGACCTGGACACTCTCCTGGAAAAGGTCATGAAGTCCCAGGCTTGCAGCCTGGGCAGCCCCACTTCCGTGTGGGTGTCCGAAATGGAAGACCTGGTGCCCAGCTCCGAGCCTCAGGCCCAGAACTTCTCTGGGACCACGGACTTGATGGCGACTGAACCCAACTCCGCTGTGGTGGTGACCGCAGGAGAGGGGCCAGAGACTCCGGAGGGGCAAGAGGGCTGCCCGGGACTGGTGACCAACAACCCTGCTGTGCACCAGCCCTCTAGCACTAGCCAGTCGGTGAGCGTCGTTTGCACCCTGGAGGAAGACGCTGCCGAGCTGAGCCAAGAAGCCGCAGTACCGAAAAGCTATTGGAGCCGCCATTTCATTGTGGATCTCTTGGCCGTGGTGGTGCCGGCGGTGCCCACGGTAGCCTGGCTGTGCCGTACTCAGCGGAGGCAGGGGCAACCCATATACAACATCAGCTCGCTGCTCCGCGGGTGCTGCACGGTCGCTCTGCACTCCTTACGGAAGATCAACTGTCGCTCTGTTAGCAACATGGGAGGTAGCAGCGGCAGCTCCCAGCCATAA
- the SDCBP2 gene encoding syntenin-2 isoform X2, producing the protein MSTLYPSLEDMKVDQTLQAQANAAARALAGVAEKSEPATAPPVLYPNLTELGDYMGLSLSSEEVQKDLALVPASGNAGALVPSSQGVLVAPLTGNNLGLRRAEIRPGLRELHLCKDERGKTGLQLKSIDQGVFVQLVKANSPASLVGLRFGDQVLQINGKDCAGWSTDKANRALKKAAPEKIVVIVRDRPFQRTVTMHKDSTGHVGFVIKKGKIVSLTKGSSAARNGLLINHYICELNGQNVIGLKDKQILDILVTAGNAVTITIIPTVIYEHMVKRLSPGQIKSSMDHSLPDA; encoded by the exons ATGTCAACTCTATACCCATCCCTGGAGGACATGAAGGTGGATCAAACCTTGCAG GCTCAGGCGAATGCAGCcgccagggctctggctggggttgcagAGAAGTCAGAGCCAGCGACGG ccccacctgtTCTGTATCCAAACCTCACGGAGCTTGGGGATTACATGGGGCTCTCGCTCTCCAGTGAAGAGGTCCAGAAGGACTTAGCACTGGTCCCAGCAAGTGGCAAC GCAGGGGCCCTGGTCCCTTCCTCCCAGGGTGTGCTGGTCGCCCCATTGACGGGAAACAACCTCGGGTTGCGCAGGGCAGAGATCAGGCCGGGCCTGCGGGAGCTCCACCTCTGCAAGGACGAGCGCGGGAAGACTGGGCTCCAGCTGAAAAGCATCGACCAG GGGGTGTTTGTGCAGCTGGTTAAGGCCAACTCCCCAGCGTCCCTTGTCGGGCTGCGCTTCGGGGACCAGGTGCTGCAGATCAACGGGAAGGACTGCGCTGGCTGGAGCACAGACAAGGCCAACAGGGCCCTGAAAAAGGCCGCCCCGGAGAAAATCGTCGTGATCGTGCGAGAcag gcccttcCAGCGCACGGTGACGATGCACAAGGACAGCACGGGGCACGTGGGGTTTGTCATCAAGAAGGGGAAGATCGTTTCTCTCACCAAAGGCAGCTCTGCAGCCCGGAACGGCCTCCTCATCAACCACTACATCTGTGAGCTGAACGGGCAGAATGTCATCGGCCTGAAG GACAAACAAATCCTGGATATCCTGGTTACAGCTGGTAACGCCGTCACCATCACCATCATCCCCACAGTGATCTACGAGCACATGGTCAAACG GCTGTCACCGGGGCAGATCAAGTCATCCATGGACCACTCGCTTCCTGATGCTTAA
- the SDCBP2 gene encoding syntenin-2 isoform X1, with protein sequence MSTLYPSLEDMKVDQTLQAQANAAARALAGVAEKSEPATAPPVLYPNLTELGDYMGLSLSSEEVQKDLALVPASGNQAGALVPSSQGVLVAPLTGNNLGLRRAEIRPGLRELHLCKDERGKTGLQLKSIDQGVFVQLVKANSPASLVGLRFGDQVLQINGKDCAGWSTDKANRALKKAAPEKIVVIVRDRPFQRTVTMHKDSTGHVGFVIKKGKIVSLTKGSSAARNGLLINHYICELNGQNVIGLKDKQILDILVTAGNAVTITIIPTVIYEHMVKRLSPGQIKSSMDHSLPDA encoded by the exons ATGTCAACTCTATACCCATCCCTGGAGGACATGAAGGTGGATCAAACCTTGCAG GCTCAGGCGAATGCAGCcgccagggctctggctggggttgcagAGAAGTCAGAGCCAGCGACGG ccccacctgtTCTGTATCCAAACCTCACGGAGCTTGGGGATTACATGGGGCTCTCGCTCTCCAGTGAAGAGGTCCAGAAGGACTTAGCACTGGTCCCAGCAAGTGGCAAC CAGGCAGGGGCCCTGGTCCCTTCCTCCCAGGGTGTGCTGGTCGCCCCATTGACGGGAAACAACCTCGGGTTGCGCAGGGCAGAGATCAGGCCGGGCCTGCGGGAGCTCCACCTCTGCAAGGACGAGCGCGGGAAGACTGGGCTCCAGCTGAAAAGCATCGACCAG GGGGTGTTTGTGCAGCTGGTTAAGGCCAACTCCCCAGCGTCCCTTGTCGGGCTGCGCTTCGGGGACCAGGTGCTGCAGATCAACGGGAAGGACTGCGCTGGCTGGAGCACAGACAAGGCCAACAGGGCCCTGAAAAAGGCCGCCCCGGAGAAAATCGTCGTGATCGTGCGAGAcag gcccttcCAGCGCACGGTGACGATGCACAAGGACAGCACGGGGCACGTGGGGTTTGTCATCAAGAAGGGGAAGATCGTTTCTCTCACCAAAGGCAGCTCTGCAGCCCGGAACGGCCTCCTCATCAACCACTACATCTGTGAGCTGAACGGGCAGAATGTCATCGGCCTGAAG GACAAACAAATCCTGGATATCCTGGTTACAGCTGGTAACGCCGTCACCATCACCATCATCCCCACAGTGATCTACGAGCACATGGTCAAACG GCTGTCACCGGGGCAGATCAAGTCATCCATGGACCACTCGCTTCCTGATGCTTAA